A DNA window from Plasmodium vinckei vinckei genome assembly, chromosome: PVVCY_02 contains the following coding sequences:
- a CDS encoding lipid/sterol:H+ symporter, putative translates to MFFGRIAKFISKLKHSSLDKFSNYLYKYAGFVYDRPYTVIFLSLLGCGLLSTGFYYKENEKDVFKLYSIASEYAYDDSKMINDFFLRNRNAIILIESNFNLLQEHILTELKTFEDKIYDLKVDCSEVIECKPDDYTDIDQTEVARKVFQRLHDNIDPDANYDWKPSLSSLGLKFSISNWFRSKKKKIAKPENTEDDDEKEDEEENVNDNEDDDDEDEEEDPNRSINHNDIKKKFMDALDFVQERIEILKNLFISLQGKKKRVMPSEEKIAPTYEEFENDEFYPPYYIPPLLVKEDRCIFNNVFKHRDEDLNLRTASYLEKKQVTFGIEDLCPKRYDECEKSSLFLYYEKGNAKLRDPITVDNLNFYVNRKTYKGMILKSIFGNPEYTENGSTYTYKYTNSLVTVFQLHNSHTYEPYALAFETKLIDYVRNYNIDHVIDPNEETNDNNPPYVRFHVFAERSFEDEVDRISKLDKLTLMLFLIGILLIFMYVLFNNVTSVLYRSKPLCAVVGILCGFLGYLAGSGFLFFIGIKAVPPAETVPFLVIGVCVDDVFVIINSYSLLFMIKDDRKRIQMCLRDSAVAITVTTLTNVIAFLISAISPFYAIYSFSLFTTSALFFSYLMVVTILVSILCIEARLEKEKKNIFSPIISLVSSCFCKDSRSKKNNAGANNELSLDILTEEEQERACAEYESLSIYQWIHNLYLFEESINKKKDKPSSKSKKKGDDQCTIVDVAPGGRDSKGCKQTSKHRSNYKDNSKKNTQGSTSKVYPSNTNQKDENDNSSNYTHYNINGDTNKNNGASASIGNGEPIGRTAESDNINNNYESQTDLRSIEVNSSSSILHTSNEISSCLNDSNATQNYKENDKDASKKGHDKDGHNNDEEGNRNKTKDREISTYTKGENQKIYMLNAHDNILFYKYIYKEPKGNIGKCFRKLIKNYYIPFLSSRIGKVFVYILFTFIIILSLYGCTFIKKGIRYVKAFPTDSYIRMFIEQRAIHFPNLGDIIEVYYVDKNFANKYRKLRNEYFDDDISNSYLAFSFLKDLEENEVLPDIEPANTGIQWEKTSIHEKLKQVHQTLEKQDFISGISNGFDFFINANSSKLESEDPDVFYNTFMDWVKNDYTGNMFKDDFIFLNKRLVAWKFKYVQITTDDSEYSSKWLKQCNEIAKIEDENIQLLCYHISYIFYETDEIIMEITLKTMGITIVTILFVTAYIVQGFSSCFIIAMIILLIDLSIFGFMCLCGITVNIISMVILVLSIGFSIDHTSHIVQSFTHSIGRTRNEKMKESLYLMMGPVLHSGLSTWCIISTLFFSNKDFTVIFFQTLSLVLFFSVIYSSMFLPVLLSSIGPL, encoded by the exons atgttttttggAAGGATAGCAAAGTTTATTAGCAAATTAAAACACAGCTCATTAGATAAATTTTccaattatttatataaatatgcgGGGTTTGTATATGATAGACCATATACAGTAATCTTTTTAAGTTTACTAGGATGTGGATTACTGTCAACAggattttattataaagaaaatgaaaaggatgtatttaaattatactCTATAGCAAGTGAATATGCCTATGATGATAgtaaaatgataaatgaCTTTTTTCTAAGAAATAGAAAtgcaataatattaatagaatcgaattttaatttattacaaGAACACATTTTAACTGAATTAAAAACGTTTGAGGATAAAATCTATGATTTAAAAGTTGATTGTTCTGAAGTTATAGAATGTAAACCAGATGATTATACAGATATTGATCAAACAGAAGTAGCAAGAAAAGTATTTCAAAGATTACATGATAATATAGATCCCGATGCTAATTATGATTGGAAACCAAGTTTATCTTCCCTTGGACttaaattttctataaGTAATTGGTTTCgttcgaaaaaaaaaaaaatagcaaaaCCAGAAAATACTGAGGATGATGATGAAAAGGAggatgaagaagaaaatgtCAATGACAATGAAGACGACGACGATGAagatgaagaagaagatCCTAATAGAAGCATCAAtcataatgatataaaaaagaaatttatGGATGCTTTAGATTTTGTTCAGGAAAGaatagaaatattaaaaaatttatttatttcattacaaggtaaaaaaaaaagagtaATGCCTTCAGAAGAAAAGATTGCACCAACTTACGAAgaatttgaaaatgatgaatttTATCCCCCATATTATATACCTCCATTATTAGTGAAAGAAGATCGATGTATATTTAACAATGTATTTAAACATAGAGACGaagatttaaatttaaGAACCGCAAGttatttggaaaaaaaacaagtaACATTTGGTATAGAAGATTTATGTCCAAAAAGATATGATGAATGTGAAAAAAgttcactatttttatattatgaaaaaggAAATGCAAAACTTCGTGATCCAATTACAGtagataatttaaatttttatgtaaatagaaaaacatataaaggTATGATACTTAAATCAATATTTGGAAATCCTGAATATACAGAGAATGGATCAACTTAtacttataaatatacaaattcaTTAGTCACAGTATTTCAGTTACATAATTCACATACCTATGAGCCATATGCTCTAGCTTttgaaacaaaattaattgaTTATGTtagaaattataatattgatCATGTAATAGATCCAAATGAAGAaacaaatgataataatccACCATATGTTCGTTTTCATGTTTTTGCTGAAAGAAGTTTTGAAGATGAAGTTGACAGAATATCAAAATTAGATAAATTAACATTgatgttatttttaattggaATACTTTTAATCTTTATGTATGtcttatttaataatgttaCTTCCGTTTTGTATAGAAGTAAACCTCTTTGTGCAGTTGTTGGTATATTATGTGGATTTTTAGGATATCTAGCAGGGTCaggatttttattttttataggaATTAAAGCTGTACCTCCTGCAGAAACAGTTCCCTTTTTAGTTATAGGGGTTTGTGTTGATGATGTGTttgttataattaattcatattctttattatttatgattAAAGATGACAGAAAGAGAATTCAAATGTGTTTAAGAGATAGTGCCGTAGCAATTACAGTAACAACTTTAACTAACGTTATCGCATTTTTAATTAGTGCAATATCACCATTTTATGCTATTTACagtttttctttatttactACAAGTGCATTATTTTTCAGTTACCTAATGGTTGTCACAATTTTGGTTagtatattatgtatagaAGCCCGTTTagagaaagaaaaaaaaaatattttttcgcCTATCATAAGTTTAGTATCTTCATGTTTTTGTAAAGATTCaagaagtaaaaaaaataatgcagGCGCTAATAATGAGTTATCATTGGATATATTGACTGAAGAAGAACAAGAAAGAGCTTGTGCTGAATATGAAAGTCTTTCTATTTATCAATGGATTCACAATTTATATCTATTTGAGGAATCTATTAATAAGAAGAAAGATAAACCTTCTTCTAAATCAAAAAAGAAAGGAGATGATCAATGCACCATTGTGGATGTCGCTCCAGGAGGTCGAGATTCTAAAGGATGCAAACAAACCTCAAAACATCGatcaaattataaagataATTCGAAGAAAAATACTCAAGGTTCTACATCTAAAGTATATCCTTCAAATACTAACcaaaaagatgaaaatgataattcaAGCAATTATAcacattataatataaatggtgatacaaataaaaataatggtgCTAGTGCATCTATTGGAAATGGAGAACCCATTGGAAGAACAGCAGAaagtgataatataaataacaatTATGAATCCCAAACAGATTTAAGAAGTATTGAAGTAAATTCAAGTAGCTCTATATTACATACATCAAATGAAATATCATCATGCTTGAATGATAGTAATGCAActcaaaattataaagaaaatgataaggATGCTTCGAAGAAAGGACATGACAAAGATGGACATAACAATGATGAAGAAGGAAATCGaaacaaaacaaaagaTCGTGAAATTAGTACTTATACAAAGGGtgaaaatcaaaaaatatatatgttaaatgctcatgataatatattattttataaatatatatataaagaaccAAAAGGAAATATAGGAAAATGTTTCCGTaaacttataaaaaattattatataccatttttatcatcaaGAATAGGAAAagtatttgtatatatattatttacatttattattattttatcattatatggttgtacatttataaaaaaaggaataagATATGTTAAAGCATTTCCAACAGATTCATATATACGAATGTTTATTGAACAAAGAGCAATACATTTTCCAAATCTCGGAGATATAATTGAAGTTTATTATGTTGATAAAAACTTTGCAAATAAGTATCGAAAATTACGtaatgaatattttgatgatgatatttcaaattcatatttagcattttcatttttaaaggatctagaagaaaatgaagtaCTTCCAGATATTGAGCCAGCCAATACAGGTATACAATGGGAGAAAACGTCAATCCATGAAAAACTAAAACAAGTTCATCAAACTCTTGAGAAACAAGATTTTATATCTGGTATATCGAATggttttgatttttttataaacgcTAATAGTAGTAAATTGGAAAGTGAAGACCCTgatgttttttataatacatTTATGGATTGggtaaaaaatgattatacaggaaatatgtttaaagatgattttatatttttaaataaacgGCTAGTAGCATggaaatttaaatatgtacaaATAACCACTGATGATTCAGAATATTCCTCTAAATGGTTAAAACAATGTAATGAAATTGCAAAAATCgaagatgaaaatattcaatTACTTTGTTATCATATAAGTTATATCTTTTATGAAACGGATGAAATTATTATGGAAATAACTCTTAAAACTATGGGAATAACTATTGttactatattatttgtaacCGCTTATATAGTTCAAGGATTTAGTtcatgttttattatagcAATGATTATATTACTTATCGATTTATCCATTTTTGGATTTATGTGTTTGTGCGGAATAActgttaatattatttctatgGTTATCTTAGTTCTTTCAATTG GTTTCTCTATCGATCACACGTCGCACATTGTACAGTCATTCACACATAGTATTGGAAGAACTCGGAATGaaaa GATGAAAGAAAGTTTGTATTTAATGATGGGCCCTGTTTTACACAGTGGTTTATCAACATGGTGTATTATAAGTaccttatttttttcgaacAAAGATTTTACTGTCATATTCTTTCAAACACTATCTTTG gttttatttttttcagtgATATATTCTTCCATGTTTTTACCAGTTCTTCTTTCAAGTATTGGCCCATTATAg